The Halogeometricum rufum genome has a segment encoding these proteins:
- a CDS encoding class-III pyridoxal-phosphate-dependent aminotransferase encodes MDRDTATPQVDSLPGEKAREWVDYHRSTAAPSTYVYDFVWDVSADAEGPFCTDVDGNVLLDFTSHVAAAPLGYNNPKILDRLREFDLVDPLKIAGQDFYISHGSPPGESEFPGPAGLMERLVDATSHYGMDTVFLSNSGAEAVENAIKIAYDESDGAKYGVTFEGAFHGRTLGALSLNRSKSVYRHDFPEISGVVDMPFCDDRTCSAASCSCGFFPDESSPVSRLRQKLDPEKGNVDPEDVAYVVLEPIQGEGGYRIPSDAFMDELAALVDEYDITLIADEIQSGVGRTGEMWGSDHFAIEPDVITSAKALRVGATVSRRDVFPEEKSRISSTWGAGDIIASLQGSLTLDAIHDYDLMANAVERGRQFQELLGDADLAPVTDVRGKGLMLAVEFDSKERRNEVQETCLAKGLLTLACGYDVIRILPPLDVTEREIALGASLFCEAVAECA; translated from the coding sequence ATGGACCGAGACACCGCCACCCCGCAGGTGGACTCCCTCCCCGGCGAGAAGGCGCGCGAGTGGGTGGACTACCACCGCTCGACGGCCGCTCCGAGCACGTACGTGTACGACTTCGTGTGGGACGTCAGCGCCGACGCCGAGGGCCCGTTCTGCACCGACGTGGACGGCAACGTCCTGCTGGACTTCACGAGTCACGTCGCCGCCGCCCCGTTGGGCTACAACAACCCGAAGATACTGGACCGCCTCCGCGAGTTCGACCTGGTGGACCCGCTCAAAATCGCCGGACAGGACTTCTACATCTCGCACGGGTCGCCCCCCGGCGAGAGCGAGTTCCCCGGGCCGGCAGGCCTGATGGAGCGTCTGGTGGACGCCACGTCGCACTACGGCATGGACACGGTGTTCCTGTCGAACTCCGGCGCTGAGGCGGTGGAGAACGCCATCAAAATCGCCTACGACGAGTCCGACGGCGCGAAGTACGGCGTCACGTTCGAGGGCGCGTTCCACGGGCGGACGCTCGGCGCCCTGTCGCTGAACCGCTCGAAGTCCGTCTACCGCCACGACTTCCCCGAGATATCGGGCGTCGTCGACATGCCCTTCTGCGACGACCGGACCTGTTCGGCGGCCTCCTGTTCGTGCGGCTTCTTCCCCGACGAGTCGTCGCCCGTCTCCCGCCTCCGGCAGAAACTGGACCCCGAGAAGGGGAACGTCGACCCCGAAGACGTGGCGTACGTCGTCCTCGAACCGATTCAGGGCGAGGGCGGCTACCGCATCCCCTCGGACGCGTTCATGGACGAACTGGCCGCGCTGGTCGACGAGTACGACATCACGCTCATCGCCGACGAGATTCAGTCGGGCGTCGGCCGCACGGGCGAGATGTGGGGGTCGGACCACTTCGCAATCGAACCCGACGTCATCACGTCGGCGAAGGCGCTCCGCGTCGGTGCGACCGTCTCCCGCCGGGACGTGTTCCCCGAGGAGAAGTCGCGCATCTCGTCGACGTGGGGTGCGGGCGACATCATCGCCTCCCTGCAGGGGTCGCTCACGCTCGACGCCATCCACGACTACGACCTCATGGCCAACGCCGTCGAACGCGGCCGGCAGTTCCAGGAACTCCTCGGCGACGCGGACCTCGCGCCAGTCACCGACGTGCGCGGGAAGGGCCTCATGCTCGCCGTCGAGTTCGACTCGAAGGAACGCCGTAACGAGGTGCAGGAGACCTGTCTCGCGAAGGGGCTGCTCACCCTCGCCTGCGGCTACGACGTGATTCGCATCCTGCCGCCGTTGGACGTGACCGAACGCGAGATAGCGCTCGGCGCGTCGCTGTTCTGCGAAGCGGTCGCCGAGTGTGCCTGA
- a CDS encoding MgtC/SapB family protein: MSSLSALLLQGTDVVSAPLSSNVVRLILAALLGMFLGLEREWSEKSAGIRTFSLTSLVAAVFALVATESALGVALLAVGAVLVVVQGILLAVNGMLEEGSGLSLTTSMSLMAAYGVGTLVALGYTLQGVTVAVVSSLLLVLKRELHGLAGRLDREELRSTAEFAILAFVAYPLLPAESYTMYGVTIDSPRVAWLMVVTVAGIGIVNYAVVQQYGGRGIAVTGFFGGLASSSAVVGTMLDHVRQHPDAYRYGVAAVLLADVAMAVRNLGIAIAFTATNTALLGVVLPLGSLAVGGVVAAWYAADWGEQVDIPLESPFSLRNALAFGFVFLLILVVGTVAQSRLGTLGLYASSFVSGFVSSAGATTTAVLLFRSGSIGSTAATVAILLATASSVLVKVLLGLAGPRQFTRSVTAWSLGLLAVVGVLTGVFVVVGVV, from the coding sequence ATGTCGTCGCTCTCGGCCCTCCTCTTGCAGGGCACCGACGTGGTGTCTGCCCCTCTCTCCAGCAACGTCGTTCGGCTGATTCTCGCCGCTCTGCTCGGGATGTTCCTCGGGTTAGAGCGCGAGTGGTCCGAGAAGTCGGCCGGCATCCGGACGTTCAGCCTCACGAGTCTCGTCGCCGCGGTGTTCGCCCTCGTCGCAACCGAGTCGGCACTCGGCGTCGCCCTCCTCGCCGTCGGCGCGGTGCTGGTCGTGGTGCAGGGCATCCTCCTCGCGGTCAACGGCATGCTGGAGGAGGGAAGCGGCCTCTCGCTCACCACGTCGATGTCGCTGATGGCCGCCTACGGCGTGGGAACGCTCGTCGCCCTCGGTTACACCCTGCAGGGCGTCACTGTCGCCGTCGTGTCGTCGTTACTGCTCGTGCTGAAGCGCGAACTCCACGGGCTCGCCGGCCGACTGGACCGCGAGGAACTCCGCTCGACGGCCGAGTTCGCCATCCTCGCGTTCGTCGCCTATCCCCTCCTCCCGGCGGAGTCGTACACCATGTACGGCGTCACCATCGACAGCCCCCGCGTGGCGTGGCTCATGGTCGTCACCGTCGCCGGCATCGGCATCGTCAACTACGCCGTCGTCCAGCAGTACGGCGGCCGCGGCATCGCGGTGACGGGCTTCTTCGGCGGACTGGCCTCCTCGTCGGCCGTCGTCGGGACGATGCTGGACCACGTTCGTCAACATCCCGACGCCTACCGCTACGGCGTGGCCGCCGTCCTCCTCGCGGACGTGGCGATGGCCGTCCGGAACCTCGGCATCGCCATCGCCTTCACGGCGACGAACACCGCTCTCCTCGGCGTCGTCCTCCCCCTCGGCAGTCTCGCCGTCGGCGGCGTCGTCGCAGCGTGGTACGCCGCCGACTGGGGCGAACAGGTCGACATCCCGCTGGAGAGTCCGTTCTCGCTCCGCAACGCCCTCGCCTTCGGCTTCGTCTTCCTCCTCATCCTCGTCGTCGGCACGGTGGCGCAGAGTCGGTTGGGGACGCTCGGCCTCTACGCCAGTTCGTTCGTCTCGGGGTTCGTCTCCTCCGCCGGCGCGACGACGACGGCCGTCCTCCTCTTCCGAAGCGGGAGCATCGGTTCGACGGCCGCCACCGTCGCCATCCTCCTCGCCACCGCGTCGAGCGTCCTCGTGAAGGTGCTGCTCGGACTGGCCGGCCCGCGGCAGTTCACCCGCTCCGTGACGGCGTGGTCGCTGGGCCTCCTCGCCGTCGTCGGCGTCCTCACGGGCGTGTTCGTCGTCGTCGGCGTGGTGTAG
- a CDS encoding AI-2E family transporter — protein MSLLQMERSRMGWWSVGLVLVAALVYVFYSFVGTFVFGIFIYYATRPIYRRLKRRIRPPSLAAAVALFALALPALTLVVYALTIVVNELVKLTSNGFFDLSQYPITTEQLSRLADPNTLLSLDLSDVTGAQLSQVLSSIGSAADTLAFFGIGAVHLFVMIALAFYLLRDDYRFARWFRSNFSDDRGVMEAYVTAVDRDFKNIFFGNILNAVLTGTIGVIAYTALNVVAPPGVAIPAAALVGLLAGVASLVPVVGMKLVYVPVALYLAAVSYVSNPAAFWFVIAFVALSFVVVDTIPDLVLRPYVSGRSLHVGAVMIAYTFGPLLFGWYGIFFMPMILVLVVNFAKYVLPELVSGAPIRPYAVDPGAEYEAELGERSVAADDDETAVSPDDDAPDAPTDASETSNPLDDGSTTS, from the coding sequence ATGTCCCTCCTCCAGATGGAACGCTCACGGATGGGGTGGTGGAGCGTGGGCCTCGTCCTCGTCGCCGCCCTCGTCTACGTCTTCTACTCGTTCGTGGGGACGTTCGTCTTCGGCATCTTCATCTACTACGCCACGCGCCCCATCTACCGCCGCCTCAAGCGGCGCATCCGTCCGCCCAGTCTGGCCGCCGCCGTCGCGCTCTTCGCACTCGCGCTCCCCGCCCTGACGCTCGTCGTCTACGCGCTCACCATCGTCGTGAACGAACTGGTGAAACTCACGAGCAACGGCTTCTTCGACCTCTCGCAGTACCCCATCACGACCGAACAACTCTCCCGACTCGCGGACCCGAACACGCTGCTGTCGCTCGACCTCTCCGACGTCACCGGCGCGCAGTTGTCGCAGGTGCTCTCGTCCATCGGGTCGGCCGCCGATACGCTCGCGTTCTTCGGCATCGGCGCTGTCCACCTGTTCGTCATGATCGCGCTGGCGTTCTACCTCCTCCGCGACGACTACCGGTTCGCGCGGTGGTTCCGGTCGAACTTCTCCGACGACCGCGGCGTGATGGAGGCGTACGTGACGGCCGTCGACCGCGACTTCAAGAACATCTTCTTCGGCAACATCCTCAACGCCGTCCTGACGGGGACCATCGGCGTCATCGCCTACACGGCCCTGAACGTGGTCGCGCCCCCGGGCGTGGCCATCCCCGCAGCCGCACTCGTCGGACTGCTGGCCGGCGTCGCCAGTCTCGTGCCCGTCGTCGGGATGAAACTCGTCTACGTCCCCGTAGCGCTCTACCTCGCGGCCGTCTCGTACGTCTCGAACCCCGCGGCGTTCTGGTTCGTCATCGCGTTCGTGGCGCTCTCGTTCGTCGTCGTCGACACCATCCCCGACCTGGTGCTCCGCCCGTACGTCTCCGGCCGGAGTCTCCACGTCGGCGCGGTGATGATCGCGTACACGTTCGGCCCCCTCCTGTTCGGGTGGTACGGCATCTTCTTCATGCCGATGATTCTGGTGCTCGTCGTCAACTTCGCGAAGTACGTCCTCCCCGAACTGGTCAGCGGTGCGCCGATTCGTCCCTACGCCGTCGACCCAGGGGCGGAGTACGAGGCGGAACTCGGAGAACGGTCCGTCGCCGCGGACGACGACGAGACGGCCGTCTCGCCGGACGACGATGCGCCGGACGCGCCCACGGACGCGTCCGAGACGTCGAACCCGCTAGACGACGGGTCGACGACCTCGTGA
- a CDS encoding PadR family transcriptional regulator produces the protein MYDLTGFQRDLLYVIAGLDEPHGLAIKEELEDYYEKEIHHGRLYPNLDTLVEKGLVEKGQRDRRTNYYTLTRRGRREIKARKEWEGNYIDIEYGGVRV, from the coding sequence ATGTACGACTTGACAGGATTCCAGCGTGATCTGCTGTACGTCATCGCTGGGCTAGACGAACCCCACGGACTGGCAATCAAAGAGGAACTCGAGGACTACTACGAGAAGGAGATTCACCACGGGCGCCTGTACCCCAACCTCGACACCCTCGTGGAGAAGGGACTCGTCGAGAAGGGGCAACGTGACAGACGGACGAACTACTACACGCTGACGCGCCGGGGTCGCAGGGAGATAAAGGCGCGAAAGGAGTGGGAAGGGAACTACATCGACATCGAGTACGGCGGCGTCCGCGTCTGA
- a CDS encoding DUF7117 family protein yields MEIRGRRRCKSCGQEWSYYDTGEVACPACGSMQSVGVGGRARHTDSADPLDLSEHRNAAEAGSVADAAEALKTDLRTYLRARGFIDGGELRDVDDTYLAARELLHAVDVLARRRDPDEETRLYVLSLLRGADRGERPAPDEVPPAMTEARGLAYAESLAAFRRDLSTWLDDHPDPEARTTLSTLGEHVKRVEALQGDVSVRQSESLVRAARELTAYVRDDDESALAAARDRLSRLA; encoded by the coding sequence ATGGAGATTCGGGGTCGACGGCGGTGCAAGTCGTGCGGACAGGAGTGGTCGTACTACGACACCGGCGAAGTCGCGTGTCCCGCCTGCGGGAGCATGCAGAGCGTCGGCGTCGGCGGCCGCGCGCGCCACACCGACAGCGCGGACCCGTTGGACCTCTCGGAACACCGGAACGCGGCCGAGGCGGGGTCGGTCGCCGACGCGGCGGAGGCGTTGAAGACCGACCTGCGGACGTACCTCCGGGCGCGCGGGTTCATCGACGGCGGCGAACTCCGCGACGTGGACGACACCTACCTCGCCGCCCGCGAACTGCTCCACGCGGTGGACGTCCTCGCGCGCCGGCGCGACCCCGACGAGGAGACGCGGTTGTACGTCCTGTCGCTCCTCCGGGGGGCGGACCGCGGCGAACGGCCCGCCCCCGACGAGGTGCCGCCCGCGATGACCGAGGCGCGCGGCCTCGCCTACGCGGAGTCGCTCGCGGCGTTCCGCCGCGACCTGTCGACGTGGCTCGACGACCACCCCGACCCCGAGGCGCGGACGACGCTCTCGACGCTCGGAGAACACGTCAAGCGCGTCGAGGCCCTGCAGGGCGACGTGTCCGTCCGACAGTCCGAGTCGCTCGTGCGGGCCGCACGCGAACTCACGGCGTACGTCCGAGACGACGACGAGTCCGCCCTCGCGGCGGCGCGGGACCGACTCTCGCGACTCGCCTGA
- a CDS encoding DUF7385 family protein yields MAERFDQHAVRHRMKLLTDDGDVTLYENRDAVPCPACGDPFDRILLTERASHSFDVADNARFCVTDEDDRLVVCTHR; encoded by the coding sequence ATGGCCGAGCGATTCGACCAACACGCCGTCCGCCACCGGATGAAGCTTCTCACCGACGACGGCGACGTCACCCTGTACGAGAACCGCGACGCGGTGCCGTGTCCGGCCTGCGGCGACCCGTTCGACCGCATCCTCCTGACCGAACGGGCGTCGCACTCGTTCGACGTGGCCGACAACGCGCGGTTCTGCGTGACAGACGAGGACGACCGACTGGTCGTCTGCACGCACCGGTGA
- a CDS encoding NUDIX hydrolase produces the protein MSDDAARFETDSAGVVRRESERELDRESFESLAARIDAGMDWGVAALVERDGEVLLVHQRDRWVLPGGGVEDGESREEALVREVREETGLEATVGSLRSVTRQTFAHGGETTAFRFAVYDAAVRGTLTDDPGLADENVADVGWFRTLPADTLDRPFLRFLLDR, from the coding sequence GTGAGCGACGATGCCGCGCGGTTCGAGACGGACTCGGCGGGCGTCGTCCGCCGCGAGAGCGAACGCGAACTCGACCGCGAGTCGTTCGAGTCGCTCGCCGCCCGCATCGACGCCGGGATGGACTGGGGCGTCGCCGCCCTCGTCGAACGGGACGGCGAAGTCCTCCTCGTCCACCAACGAGACCGGTGGGTGCTCCCCGGGGGCGGCGTCGAAGACGGCGAGAGCCGCGAAGAAGCGCTCGTCCGCGAGGTGCGCGAGGAGACGGGACTGGAGGCGACGGTCGGGTCGCTCCGGTCGGTGACGCGGCAGACGTTCGCGCACGGCGGCGAGACGACGGCGTTCCGGTTCGCCGTCTACGACGCCGCCGTGCGCGGGACGCTCACCGACGACCCCGGCCTCGCCGACGAGAACGTCGCCGACGTGGGATGGTTCCGGACGCTCCCCGCCGACACGCTGGACCGACCGTTCCTGCGCTTTCTCCTCGACCGCTGA
- a CDS encoding bifunctional methylenetetrahydrofolate dehydrogenase/methenyltetrahydrofolate cyclohydrolase has product MTEIIDGNAVAAEIRAGLADGIATLADAGVTPCLATVLMSDDPASQTYVSMKHSDCEEVGIEARDYEIDPEAPADDLYATIDDLNADPSVHGILVQMPLPDHVDEREVLRRIDPAKDVDGFHPENVGRLVAGHPRFKPCTPHGIQKLLAAADVETEGADVVVVGRSNIVGKPMANLLIQKSKLGNATVTVCHSRTTDLAAKTRAADVVVAAAGVPEMIDGEMLSEGCVVVDVGINRVEADTEKGYELVGDVDFESAKEKASAITPVPGGVGPMTRAMLLWNTVKAAGDAEAVDVELP; this is encoded by the coding sequence ATGACCGAGATAATCGACGGTAACGCCGTCGCCGCCGAGATTCGCGCCGGTCTCGCCGACGGGATAGCCACTCTCGCCGACGCGGGCGTGACGCCGTGTCTCGCCACCGTCCTGATGAGCGACGACCCCGCGAGTCAGACGTACGTCTCGATGAAGCACAGCGACTGCGAGGAAGTCGGCATCGAGGCGCGCGACTACGAGATAGACCCCGAGGCCCCCGCAGACGACCTGTACGCCACCATCGACGACCTGAACGCCGACCCGTCGGTCCACGGCATCCTCGTGCAGATGCCCCTCCCCGACCACGTGGACGAACGCGAGGTACTCCGCCGCATCGACCCCGCGAAGGACGTCGACGGCTTCCACCCGGAGAACGTCGGCCGCCTCGTCGCCGGCCACCCGCGGTTCAAGCCCTGCACGCCCCACGGCATCCAGAAACTCCTCGCCGCGGCCGACGTGGAGACGGAGGGCGCGGACGTCGTCGTCGTCGGCCGGTCGAACATCGTCGGCAAGCCGATGGCGAACCTCCTGATTCAGAAGTCGAAACTGGGCAACGCGACGGTGACGGTGTGTCACTCCCGGACGACGGACCTCGCCGCGAAGACGCGCGCCGCGGACGTCGTCGTCGCCGCCGCGGGCGTCCCCGAGATGATAGACGGCGAGATGCTGTCGGAGGGTTGCGTCGTCGTCGACGTGGGCATCAACCGCGTCGAGGCGGACACCGAGAAGGGGTACGAACTCGTCGGCGACGTGGACTTCGAGAGCGCGAAGGAGAAAGCGTCGGCCATCACGCCCGTCCCCGGCGGCGTCGGGCCGATGACGCGCGCGATGCTCCTCTGGAACACGGTGAAGGCCGCGGGCGACGCCGAAGCCGTCGACGTCGAACTCCCCTGA
- the glyA gene encoding serine hydroxymethyltransferase gives MDYSHVRGVDPAVADALEGEEERQRNTLAMIASENHVSEAVLQAQGSALTNKYAEGYPGSRYYAGCEYADEVEELAVERAKELWGAEHVNVQPHSGTQANMGVYLAMLDPGDKILSLELSHGGHLSHGHPANFTGQTYEVEQYHVDPDTGYIDYESLADQAESFDPDIIVSGYSAYPRVVEWERIQNVADDVDAYHLADIAHITGLVAAGVHPSPVGIADFVTGSTHKTIRAGRGGIIMTTEEHADAVDKAVFPGAQGGPLMHNIAGKAVGFKEALEPEFETYAERTVANARALAETFEDEGVEVVSGGTDNHLVLADLRPSHPDTTGKDVEAALEEAGIVLNANTVPGETRSAFNPSGIRAGTAALTTRGFDEEATREVGELIVRVVDDYDDQETVDAVADRVQELCDEHPLYP, from the coding sequence ATGGACTACAGCCACGTCCGCGGCGTCGACCCCGCGGTGGCCGACGCCCTCGAAGGCGAGGAGGAACGACAGCGGAACACGCTGGCGATGATCGCCAGCGAGAACCACGTGAGCGAGGCGGTCTTGCAGGCGCAGGGGAGCGCGCTCACCAACAAGTACGCCGAGGGCTACCCCGGGTCGCGCTACTACGCTGGCTGTGAGTACGCCGACGAAGTCGAGGAACTGGCCGTCGAACGCGCGAAGGAACTCTGGGGCGCCGAACACGTCAACGTCCAGCCGCACTCGGGCACGCAGGCGAACATGGGCGTCTACCTCGCCATGCTCGACCCCGGCGACAAGATTCTCTCCCTGGAACTCAGCCACGGCGGCCACCTGAGTCACGGCCACCCGGCGAACTTCACGGGACAGACGTACGAGGTCGAACAGTACCACGTCGACCCCGACACGGGCTACATCGACTACGAGTCGCTCGCCGACCAGGCCGAGTCGTTCGACCCCGACATCATCGTCTCGGGCTACTCGGCGTACCCGCGCGTCGTCGAGTGGGAGCGCATCCAGAACGTGGCCGACGACGTGGACGCGTACCACCTCGCCGACATCGCCCACATCACCGGCCTCGTGGCCGCGGGCGTCCACCCCTCGCCCGTCGGCATCGCCGACTTCGTCACCGGGTCGACCCACAAGACCATCCGGGCGGGTCGCGGCGGCATCATCATGACCACCGAGGAACACGCCGACGCCGTGGACAAGGCCGTGTTCCCCGGCGCGCAGGGCGGCCCCCTCATGCACAACATCGCGGGGAAGGCCGTCGGCTTCAAGGAGGCGCTGGAACCCGAGTTCGAGACGTACGCCGAGCGAACCGTCGCCAACGCACGCGCGCTCGCCGAGACGTTCGAAGACGAGGGCGTCGAAGTCGTCTCCGGCGGCACCGACAACCACCTCGTCCTCGCGGACCTGCGGCCCTCCCACCCCGACACGACCGGAAAGGACGTCGAGGCGGCCCTCGAGGAGGCGGGTATCGTCCTCAACGCGAACACCGTCCCCGGCGAGACGCGGTCGGCGTTCAACCCGAGCGGTATCCGCGCGGGCACGGCCGCGTTGACCACGCGCGGGTTCGACGAGGAGGCGACCCGCGAAGTGGGTGAACTCATCGTCCGCGTCGTCGACGACTACGACGATCAGGAGACCGTCGACGCCGTCGCAGACCGGGTGCAGGAACTCTGCGACGAACACCCGCTGTACCCGTAG
- the tbsP gene encoding transcriptional regulator TbsP, translating into MTIESNMLTEGVGDILDAVLGGDTDEVLIVGPTRDVIHTLVTVASSHEGDLPAMKMVADESLLKDVMDDFIVASNAADLVDAGAFSMRTADESAENALLVTEDAVVSLVTAGDRVAGLVTTDEEFVAAARDTYTTQWEEASEYKLRTPPITRVRTSLEDEISPDARTDFDSVLSSLQTARGDGDGLDEVTISLLVAAKNEVLLYDISKWGEDVGIASKATFSRTKTKLEEMGLIDTEKVPIDVGRPRLRLKLGDDRLVTSDPDQLAGVAQSLLA; encoded by the coding sequence ATGACCATCGAATCGAACATGCTGACGGAGGGCGTGGGAGACATCCTCGACGCAGTTCTGGGTGGGGATACGGACGAGGTGTTGATCGTGGGGCCGACGCGGGACGTCATCCACACACTCGTCACCGTCGCGTCGAGTCACGAGGGCGACCTGCCGGCGATGAAGATGGTCGCCGACGAATCGCTGCTGAAGGACGTCATGGACGACTTCATCGTCGCCAGTAACGCGGCTGACCTCGTCGACGCCGGCGCGTTCTCGATGCGGACGGCCGACGAGAGCGCGGAGAACGCGCTTCTCGTCACCGAAGACGCCGTCGTCTCCCTCGTCACGGCGGGCGACCGAGTGGCGGGTCTCGTGACGACCGACGAGGAGTTCGTGGCCGCCGCCCGCGACACCTACACCACGCAGTGGGAGGAAGCGTCGGAGTACAAACTCCGCACCCCGCCCATCACGCGGGTCCGGACCAGCCTCGAAGACGAAATCAGTCCCGACGCGCGCACCGACTTCGACTCGGTGCTCTCGTCGCTCCAGACCGCCCGCGGCGACGGCGACGGACTCGACGAGGTGACCATCAGTCTCCTCGTCGCCGCGAAGAACGAGGTGCTCCTCTACGACATCTCGAAGTGGGGCGAGGACGTCGGCATCGCCAGCAAGGCCACGTTCTCGCGGACGAAGACGAAACTGGAGGAGATGGGGCTCATCGACACCGAGAAGGTCCCCATCGACGTCGGTCGGCCGCGCCTCCGCCTCAAACTGGGCGACGACCGACTCGTCACCTCCGACCCCGACCAACTCGCGGGCGTCGCGCAGAGCCTCCTCGCCTGA
- a CDS encoding YcaO-like family protein — protein MTTHDIALVGSGPAAEAVRAAAADCDASVTDAAPEDAGDATLAVVVAPAGATAPHTVDTAADRLVVVELGGVGGVSVPALDAAVSVFAGGSRYADLCTRVAATTDGEGSPSGDRSAVRFAGALAGRRAVALLTGDDSVAGTVAEVTGTGVATERTVLPVPDAETRDRTVRRDSRETTVDDALARAERALDERTGLVAQVGERESFPVPYYLAQTTDTRGFSDARAAEFAAGVDLDWDAAFMKALGEALERYCAGVYRAAEFTVAPERTRARSVSPARFVRPDSYRAPDAEEPIPWVEGEHLSSGESVSVPAEFVHYPPPNTRYKPPITTGLGLGNSGSEALLSGLYEVIERDATMLAWYSSFDPLGLDVTDDGYRALTKRARAEGLTATPLLVTQDVDVPVVAVAVHRDDDWPKFAMGSGASLDPVDAARSALAEALQNWMELRSMGPERADAEEGAIGEYADFPAPARRLVDAGPSVPAESVGPDSVPTGEAELDAAVERAADAGLDAYAVRTTTEDVASLGFEAVRVLIPEAQPLFQGDPFFGERARSVPEALGFEAELERPYHPFP, from the coding sequence GTGACTACGCACGACATCGCACTCGTCGGGAGCGGTCCGGCCGCCGAAGCCGTCCGCGCCGCCGCCGCGGACTGCGACGCCTCCGTGACCGACGCCGCACCCGAAGACGCGGGCGACGCGACGCTCGCCGTCGTCGTCGCGCCGGCGGGGGCCACGGCGCCCCACACGGTCGATACGGCCGCCGACCGCCTCGTTGTCGTCGAACTCGGCGGCGTCGGCGGCGTCTCCGTGCCGGCGTTGGACGCCGCCGTCTCGGTGTTCGCCGGCGGGAGTCGCTACGCCGACCTCTGCACTCGCGTCGCCGCGACGACGGACGGCGAGGGGTCGCCGTCCGGCGACCGGAGCGCGGTCCGATTCGCCGGCGCACTCGCGGGTCGACGGGCCGTCGCCCTCCTGACCGGCGACGACTCGGTGGCGGGAACCGTCGCCGAGGTGACGGGAACGGGCGTCGCCACCGAGCGGACGGTGTTGCCCGTCCCGGACGCCGAGACGCGCGACCGGACGGTACGCCGCGACTCCCGCGAGACCACCGTGGACGACGCGCTCGCCCGTGCGGAACGCGCGCTGGACGAGCGGACGGGTCTCGTCGCGCAGGTGGGCGAGCGCGAGTCGTTCCCCGTCCCGTACTACCTCGCGCAGACGACCGACACGCGGGGCTTCAGCGACGCCCGCGCCGCCGAGTTCGCCGCCGGGGTCGACCTCGACTGGGACGCGGCGTTCATGAAAGCGCTCGGGGAGGCGCTCGAACGCTACTGCGCCGGCGTCTACCGCGCCGCGGAGTTCACCGTCGCGCCAGAACGGACGCGCGCCCGGTCCGTCTCGCCGGCGCGGTTCGTCCGACCGGACTCCTACCGCGCGCCCGACGCCGAGGAGCCGATTCCGTGGGTCGAGGGCGAGCACCTCTCGTCCGGTGAGTCGGTGTCCGTGCCGGCGGAGTTCGTCCACTATCCGCCGCCGAACACGCGGTACAAGCCCCCCATCACGACCGGACTCGGCCTGGGTAACTCCGGCTCTGAGGCGCTGCTATCGGGGCTGTACGAGGTGATAGAGCGGGACGCGACGATGCTCGCGTGGTACTCGTCGTTCGACCCGTTGGGACTCGACGTGACCGACGACGGGTATCGGGCGCTGACGAAGCGCGCCCGAGCGGAAGGTCTGACGGCGACGCCACTGCTCGTCACGCAGGACGTGGACGTGCCCGTCGTCGCCGTCGCCGTCCACCGGGACGACGACTGGCCGAAGTTCGCGATGGGGTCGGGCGCGTCGCTGGACCCCGTGGACGCGGCCCGGTCGGCACTCGCCGAGGCGTTACAGAACTGGATGGAACTCCGGTCGATGGGGCCGGAACGGGCCGACGCCGAGGAGGGTGCCATCGGCGAGTACGCCGACTTCCCGGCCCCGGCGCGTCGACTCGTTGACGCCGGCCCGTCGGTGCCGGCCGAGAGCGTCGGTCCCGACTCGGTGCCGACCGGCGAGGCCGAACTCGACGCCGCCGTCGAACGCGCCGCCGACGCCGGACTGGACGCGTACGCCGTTCGGACGACGACCGAAGACGTCGCCTCGCTCGGATTCGAGGCCGTCCGCGTGCTGATTCCCGAGGCGCAACCGCTGTTTCAGGGCGACCCGTTCTTCGGGGAACGCGCGCGGTCGGTGCCCGAGGCGCTCGGGTTCGAGGCGGAGTTGGAACGGCCGTACCACCCGTTCCCGTAG